The following proteins are co-located in the Fodinibius salicampi genome:
- a CDS encoding CPBP family intramembrane glutamic endopeptidase, translating to MDDDSSQDTKWEASGRIPSREWLILSLMSFAVYLGISYLVFYFFHDTGPVKAYGHGLSVINQLITGIGSGVIGSAIIWIAINQAAVSKVLDDFYIIKMVRQSRLTSFDCMQLSFFAGAGEELLFRGAIQPLLGIWVTSVIFVGLHGYFKFKSPGHIIFGGIMFGLSAGLGYLFEYAGLIAAMSAHATYDVIMLKLISYEK from the coding sequence ATGGATGATGATTCAAGTCAAGATACCAAGTGGGAGGCATCGGGACGTATACCCAGCCGCGAATGGTTGATACTTTCATTGATGTCTTTTGCCGTGTATCTGGGGATATCATATCTGGTCTTCTACTTTTTCCATGATACCGGCCCGGTGAAAGCTTATGGTCATGGATTATCTGTTATTAACCAGCTGATAACAGGAATAGGCTCAGGAGTGATCGGATCCGCGATTATCTGGATTGCTATAAATCAAGCGGCGGTTTCGAAGGTGCTGGATGATTTTTATATCATCAAAATGGTCAGGCAAAGCCGCCTTACCTCTTTTGATTGCATGCAGCTTTCTTTTTTTGCCGGCGCGGGAGAGGAACTGTTGTTCCGCGGTGCTATTCAACCGCTCTTAGGGATATGGGTGACATCCGTGATTTTTGTGGGGCTTCATGGCTATTTCAAGTTTAAATCTCCGGGACATATTATTTTTGGGGGAATCATGTTTGGACTTAGTGCTGGGCTGGGGTATCTCTTTGAATATGCCGGATTAATTGCAGCAATGAGTGCACATGCCACCTACGATGTAATCATGCTGAAATTGATTTCGTATGAGAAGTAG
- a CDS encoding glycoside hydrolase family 43 protein, which yields MKVIVTLLLLISAFTGGAYGSTTYFEEDIDPCLLSNPVADGQDPWITKKDGYYYYIETRNGGLYISKSENLSDIKTDEKLVWELPESGWNKSNLWAPELHFIQGKWYIYYTAGKSGPPFIHQRSGVLVSETDDPMGGYIDKGQLYTGNNIQTKENNIWSIDLTVLEHNGQLYGIWSGWEDNRQTDKTPQHLYIAKMDNPWTISSNRVKISSPVEPWETGSELAINEGAQVLKNGDNLFIIYSASESWLPAYNLGQLRLIGEDPMNPDNWEKKGPVFEGTEDVHGVGHASFTTSPDGTEHWIAYHTKISPDPGWERVIHLQPFSWSRDGSPNFGDPVSGGISIPKPSGACKE from the coding sequence ATGAAAGTTATAGTAACATTACTGTTATTGATATCAGCTTTTACCGGGGGGGCATATGGGTCGACCACGTACTTTGAGGAGGATATTGATCCGTGTCTGTTAAGTAATCCTGTGGCGGATGGACAAGATCCCTGGATTACAAAGAAAGATGGCTATTATTACTATATCGAAACAAGGAATGGAGGACTGTATATATCAAAAAGTGAAAACCTTTCTGATATAAAAACAGACGAAAAATTAGTATGGGAATTGCCTGAAAGCGGCTGGAATAAAAGCAATTTGTGGGCCCCGGAATTGCATTTTATTCAAGGCAAGTGGTACATTTATTATACGGCGGGCAAGTCCGGGCCACCTTTTATACATCAACGCAGCGGTGTATTGGTGTCTGAAACTGATGATCCTATGGGAGGCTATATTGATAAAGGACAACTTTATACAGGAAATAATATCCAAACTAAAGAAAATAATATTTGGTCTATAGATTTAACCGTACTTGAGCATAATGGACAGCTCTACGGGATCTGGTCAGGATGGGAAGACAATCGGCAAACCGATAAAACTCCTCAACATCTCTATATAGCTAAAATGGATAATCCATGGACTATTAGTAGCAATCGCGTGAAAATATCATCGCCCGTAGAGCCTTGGGAAACGGGCAGTGAATTAGCTATCAATGAAGGAGCACAAGTATTGAAAAATGGGGATAATCTGTTCATTATTTATTCGGCCAGTGAGTCGTGGCTGCCAGCCTATAACTTGGGACAATTACGACTTATCGGCGAAGATCCCATGAATCCCGATAACTGGGAGAAAAAGGGCCCGGTATTTGAAGGAACAGAAGATGTACACGGGGTTGGTCACGCGAGTTTTACAACTTCACCTGACGGGACTGAACATTGGATTGCTTACCACACTAAAATAAGTCCGGATCCGGGATGGGAGCGTGTTATTCATCTCCAGCCATTTAGTTGGAGTCGTGATGGTTCTCCGAATTTTGGAGATCCAGTATCGGGCGGCATATCTATTCCCAAACCTTCCGGAGCTTGCAAGGAATAA
- a CDS encoding 3-oxoacyl-ACP synthase III family protein, translated as MEQQSFAVITGTGSYIPPNIVSNRDFLDRTFLDANGNPYDRSNEEIIEKFEAITGIKERRYAPDDLLTSDMAFLSAQEALTDADIDKESLDYIIVAHNFGDLRADNPKVDMVPSIAARVKQKLEIQNPGCIAYDLPFGCPGWVQGLIQANYYIQSGDAQRIMVIGAETLSRVCDPHDRDSMIYADGAGTAILEATSSEKPLGILSHEARSDTNPQADYLIMDESFNEEADNTLYLKMEGHKLYQYALKYVPGVVKRSLEKVNIDIEEVSKVMIHQANEKMDQAILKRLLKLYNVTEAPDNMMPMTISWLGNSSVATIPTLLDLVRRNKMEDHTISGGDILVFASVGAGMNINSVVYREG; from the coding sequence ATGGAACAACAATCCTTTGCTGTAATTACGGGAACCGGTAGCTATATCCCTCCCAATATTGTATCCAACAGGGATTTTTTAGACCGGACGTTCCTGGATGCCAACGGAAATCCCTACGATCGAAGCAACGAAGAAATTATTGAAAAGTTTGAAGCTATTACTGGTATTAAGGAACGTCGGTATGCACCCGACGACCTCCTTACTTCAGATATGGCTTTTCTGTCTGCACAAGAAGCTCTAACAGATGCCGACATAGATAAAGAATCACTCGATTATATTATCGTGGCCCATAACTTTGGGGATCTCCGCGCTGATAATCCCAAGGTTGATATGGTTCCCTCTATAGCTGCTCGAGTCAAGCAAAAACTTGAAATTCAAAATCCCGGATGTATTGCATATGACCTTCCATTTGGCTGCCCCGGATGGGTGCAGGGACTCATACAGGCTAATTATTATATTCAAAGTGGAGATGCCCAACGCATAATGGTTATTGGAGCAGAGACCCTTTCCCGGGTTTGTGATCCGCACGACCGAGACAGCATGATTTATGCAGATGGAGCTGGGACCGCTATTCTCGAAGCAACATCAAGCGAAAAACCATTGGGCATACTCTCGCATGAAGCCCGTTCAGACACGAACCCCCAAGCCGATTACCTCATCATGGATGAATCGTTCAATGAAGAGGCCGATAATACTCTTTATCTCAAAATGGAGGGACATAAACTCTATCAGTATGCCCTGAAGTATGTGCCGGGTGTGGTCAAGCGGTCACTTGAGAAGGTTAATATTGACATAGAGGAAGTATCAAAAGTCATGATCCATCAGGCTAATGAAAAAATGGATCAAGCCATCCTAAAACGGCTTTTAAAGCTATATAATGTTACCGAAGCTCCCGATAACATGATGCCCATGACTATTTCATGGCTCGGTAATTCCTCTGTGGCAACTATTCCCACCCTGCTTGATTTAGTGCGCAGGAATAAAATGGAAGATCATACGATATCCGGTGGAGATATTCTTGTTTTTGCCTCCGTTGGTGCAGGCATGAATATTAATTCAGTTGTTTATAGAGAAGGGTAA
- a CDS encoding cold-shock protein: protein MAQGKIKFFDTQKGFGFIQPDDGSDDVFVHRNNVENLGYDQGLEDDEAVEFDVEETPKGLSATNVRSLDYK from the coding sequence ATGGCACAAGGCAAGATTAAATTTTTTGACACACAAAAAGGATTTGGATTCATCCAACCTGACGACGGAAGCGACGATGTTTTCGTCCACAGAAATAACGTTGAAAATCTCGGATACGATCAAGGGCTTGAGGACGATGAAGCCGTTGAATTCGACGTAGAAGAAACTCCTAAAGGCTTAAGCGCTACAAACGTAAGAAGCCTGGATTACAAATAG
- a CDS encoding tRNA-binding protein: protein MDTDIISWKDFKKVDLRVGTIMQAKTFPEANKPAYRLWVDFGEEIGILKSSAQITDLYSKEELKGKQVVGVVNFPTKQIGPFRSECLITGFYRNKGEVVLAVPDKFVSNGTKLA from the coding sequence ATGGACACCGATATTATTAGCTGGAAAGACTTTAAGAAGGTTGATTTACGCGTTGGCACCATAATGCAAGCCAAGACATTTCCTGAAGCCAATAAGCCCGCATATAGATTGTGGGTTGACTTCGGAGAAGAGATTGGGATTCTTAAAAGCAGTGCCCAAATTACTGATCTCTATTCAAAAGAAGAACTGAAAGGTAAACAGGTGGTAGGGGTGGTTAATTTTCCGACGAAACAGATCGGTCCTTTTAGATCTGAATGCCTGATAACGGGATTTTATCGGAATAAAGGTGAGGTGGTACTGGCAGTACCGGATAAATTCGTTTCTAACGGCACAAAATTAGCTTAG
- a CDS encoding potassium channel beta subunit family protein, with protein sequence MKYRFLGRSGLKISALSFGSWVTFGDQIDEDIAYKSMKEAYDAGVNFFDNAEVYADGKSEVMMGNIIQKAGWKRSDLVLSTKIFWGGEGPNDQGLSFKHIKEGTEAALKRLQTDYVDLIFCHRPDKFTPIEETVWGMNQMIKEGKALYWGTSEWPANQIRQAYDIARREHLRPPLMDQPQYNMFCREKVEQEFAPLYDEIGLGTTIWSPLASGLLTGKYNDGIPKGSRLSLEKYDWLREKLLETESGRQKLQKVERLSKIADKASIPMPQFALAWCLKNPNVSTVITGASKPEQVRQNMKAIEVVDKLTPDIMSQIEEVLDNEPEEEPNYRRN encoded by the coding sequence ATGAAATATAGATTTCTTGGACGTTCCGGACTAAAAATTTCTGCACTTTCTTTTGGCTCGTGGGTAACTTTTGGTGATCAGATTGATGAGGATATTGCTTATAAATCTATGAAAGAAGCATACGATGCCGGTGTTAATTTCTTTGATAATGCCGAGGTCTATGCTGATGGAAAGTCGGAAGTGATGATGGGAAATATTATTCAAAAAGCCGGATGGAAACGATCAGATCTGGTACTTTCTACGAAGATTTTCTGGGGCGGAGAAGGTCCCAATGATCAGGGGTTATCCTTCAAACATATTAAAGAGGGAACGGAGGCCGCTTTAAAACGTCTTCAAACTGATTATGTGGATCTTATTTTTTGCCACCGTCCCGATAAGTTTACCCCGATAGAAGAAACTGTATGGGGAATGAATCAAATGATTAAGGAGGGCAAAGCACTTTATTGGGGTACCAGTGAATGGCCGGCCAACCAGATTCGACAGGCGTATGATATAGCCCGCCGTGAGCATCTGCGTCCCCCGCTGATGGATCAGCCGCAGTATAATATGTTCTGTCGTGAAAAGGTAGAACAGGAGTTCGCCCCCCTTTATGATGAAATTGGACTAGGGACAACTATTTGGAGTCCATTGGCCAGCGGCTTACTAACCGGGAAATACAATGACGGGATACCCAAAGGAAGCCGATTATCACTTGAAAAGTACGATTGGTTGCGGGAAAAGCTGCTTGAGACCGAAAGCGGCAGACAAAAATTGCAAAAGGTTGAGAGGCTGTCAAAAATAGCGGATAAAGCTAGTATTCCAATGCCACAATTTGCTTTAGCCTGGTGTCTGAAAAATCCAAATGTCAGTACGGTTATTACCGGGGCATCAAAGCCAGAACAGGTACGGCAAAATATGAAGGCTATAGAAGTGGTTGATAAACTGACGCCGGATATTATGAGCCAGATTGAAGAAGTATTGGATAATGAACCTGAAGAAGAGCCTAATTACCGCCGCAATTAA
- a CDS encoding response regulator: MAKSKSESASYTSLNIFIVDDSDWHNVFLSNLLEHKGHRVTVFDNGYILLSHLERVRPDLIISDIEMPAINGLELYEKVREKEKKDNIPFLFISSLQEKEALKNIDSFQSGFFLKKPLKEDLLLRAISEASVKYLRNK; this comes from the coding sequence ATGGCTAAAAGTAAAAGTGAATCAGCGAGTTATACATCCCTGAATATCTTTATAGTGGACGACAGTGACTGGCATAATGTATTCCTGAGTAATCTTCTTGAACATAAAGGACATCGGGTTACCGTTTTTGATAATGGCTATATACTTTTAAGCCATCTTGAAAGGGTAAGGCCAGATCTAATAATATCTGATATTGAAATGCCCGCTATAAATGGATTAGAGCTTTATGAGAAAGTCAGGGAAAAAGAGAAAAAAGATAATATTCCGTTTTTATTCATTTCCTCACTTCAGGAGAAAGAAGCCTTAAAAAATATAGATAGCTTTCAATCCGGATTTTTTTTGAAAAAACCTCTGAAGGAGGATCTCTTATTACGAGCGATATCTGAAGCTTCTGTTAAATATTTGAGAAATAAATAG